The window CAAATGAAATGTCAATTTATAGCAGTGCTTGAAAGTAAAACTACATTTGATATTTGATATGTGCTAATTAATCTCATCATGCTATCGACTTCAAACATCTATAAGGGCTGGCCTTATATGATCGTTCATAATCTCCCAAAACTCGACTCTTTCCCCTCCCAATTGCCTTGCCTCGATAAGATGCACATTCTCCGCAATCTCAAAGATTTCAAATTCAATGGCTAAAACACCATTTTTGCCTTCTGTCAATCCTTCTATTTTTAGCAACCCTCCATTGTTCTTCATTAGTTTTAAATTCAAGCTCTTTGCTAATACTTCcagttttgaaattatatatgtgACAGCCTGTTTTGACATGAACCTCACTTCTTTTTTGTCTTCATAGTTTTCGTCGAACAATCCTGATAAATCAAATCCTGGTGACAAGGAAATAATTTCAAATGCGTTCAAGTTATCGGCTTTTTTCAAACATAGTGTTTCATTTTCGGATTTTTTGGTTGTAAATGGCTGAGAAACCAAACCCTTTTTAAACCACGAGTTTTCCATTATTTTTGCAATGGAAATCCTGGTTTTCGGGTTTGGATCCAAGATTTTTGAAACTAATTTTCGCGCATCAGAAGGAAACCAATTTGGATACTTGAACTCTCCCTTTGCGATCTTTCTATACATCTCCATGACATTTGAGCCGCTAAACGGAAGAAAACCTGCCAAAAGCACAAACAGAACAACCCCACATGACCAAATATCGGCTTTTGCTCCATCATACCCTTTATGTCTAATAACTTCTGGTGCAACGTACGCAGGCGTACCACAAGATGTATGTAGCAAACCATCTTGCCTCTTTGTTTCAGCCAAAGCACTTAACCCAAAATCCGAAACCTTCAAATTACCTTCCTCATCCAATAACAAATTCTCGGGTTTCAAATCTCTATGGTAAACGCCACGGCTATGACAAAAATTGACTGCAAGAATGAGTTGTTGGAAATAACTTCTTGCAACATCTTCTTTTAGCTTCCCTTTAGCTACCTTATCAAAAAGCTCACCGCCTTTAATATATTCTAAAATGAAGTAAATCTTGGTTTTGCTAGCCATGACTTCATAAAGCTCTACTACATTCGGGTGCTTAACTAATTTCATTACTGAAATCTCCCTTTTGATTTGATCCATCATTCCTACtttcataattttttctttGTCTAGGACCTTAATAGCTACACTCACCCCTGTCTCAAGGTTCCTACCATGGTACACCTTTGCAAAACTCCCTTGGCCCAACAATTTTCCTAATTCGTATCGGTGCATCAAAACACCCCCATTGAAATCCATTTAGCCAAATTTTATAAACACTGTTGTAAATTACCAAATTGGTAATTAAGTTGTGATTACTCTATGATTTGAAGGGATCACTCAACCACCTTGAAAGTACTTTATCAAACTTAACGGAATATTATTACCAAAAAATCGGATGTGCTTGTGTCCAATCTCGTCTAAAAGAAATGATGATGGCTTATAAGGATTTCTAGTATTTGAATCATTATTGGTGGAGATAGATGTCCTAGCTTTGAAACACATCTTTCTGCATTCCCTgttctgtttttttttgtaataaactACCTAgacaaataaaaatcaaaattgtaTCAACAATCTTGATAAAAGAAGTAGTAACATATAGTCATAAAAAGCAAAACATCATATATAGGTGAAATTATTgtctagaaaaagaaaaaaaaaaaaacaaaacaaaaaagaacaCTTTTAAATTAGAGCAAGATATAACTTAGATATACATATGTAAACaacaatttaattaaaagaatattGAGTTGATTAAATTGATGATAGAAGTAAACTAATGTTGTGATGACTTACCTTTAACTTTGGAGTTGAGAGGAGCAGATGAGCAAATACTATGACACTATAGATGCACAACACAAGTGTGGCTTTATAGACGATAAAGAAAGTCACTAGTTGTCAAAACTATATAAactatgatattttattaagagttgtcaaaagaaatatatatagtagataGGTCAATATTAAGGCAATGTTTAAACAATCAGTATTTTGGTTGAATCGGCTTCATGTCCGAAACCACTGAATGTAGTTACATAAAAATGCtactaaaattaaaattcaaaacaaaaaaaattaataaataataaacttaCTACAATCCAAAGCAAATACAATTATAaccattaaaaaataatactaaattaTAATTACAATCCAACAAAATGCGGAGTGCCctataagttttaaaatttactcggaatccaaaaaaaaacctcagactatacaaattattatattaaacaaaTGAACTGGTTATTTTACTTTAACAAAACAAACAGTACTAATTTAGAAAAAACAGAATTATAGAATATAAAAATTAGCACTAGTGAAGgttttaacttaaaaaattatttattttttattattaataaaagaaccgGTTTCTTAAAAAGGCAGAActgatatattaaatttttttaccaTTTTAATCCTAGACCAATTATACTATAAACCACTTGCAATTAAACCGACAGAAATATTATTTTGGGTTGCTATTGCCTCTAAAGGCTTTGCCTATGGCACTAGTCGACATATTAGTTTTTGCCCGTTAGTCTAGAATTCTCTATATCATTATTTTAGGGGAAAAGGTGACGCTATTATAAGAAGCTTATAATACTTATTCACTTTTTAATCATTTATGAAGTTGAGTTTTTGCCCGTTTCTTTCTAGAATtctttatatcattattttatggAAAAAGTTAAGCAATTATAAGGTTCGTGCTGGAGTTTGGTAATGGTTTTTGCAGAAACTTTTTTCTCATCTTTACTTTTTTACTAAAATTTATTTcatctcctttttaaaggaaaaagtaAGAAAATTAGTTTGGAAATAATACAATTGTATTTAATGAACAACTCTTTAATTTACagaaaaagttattaaaatttGTTGGACTAATT is drawn from Erigeron canadensis isolate Cc75 chromosome 9, C_canadensis_v1, whole genome shotgun sequence and contains these coding sequences:
- the LOC122581066 gene encoding CBL-interacting protein kinase 18-like, whose product is MDFNGGVLMHRYELGKLLGQGSFAKVYHGRNLETGVSVAIKVLDKEKIMKVGMMDQIKREISVMKLVKHPNVVELYEVMASKTKIYFILEYIKGGELFDKVAKGKLKEDVARSYFQQLILAVNFCHSRGVYHRDLKPENLLLDEEGNLKVSDFGLSALAETKRQDGLLHTSCGTPAYVAPEVIRHKGYDGAKADIWSCGVVLFVLLAGFLPFSGSNVMEMYRKIAKGEFKYPNWFPSDARKLVSKILDPNPKTRISIAKIMENSWFKKGLVSQPFTTKKSENETLCLKKADNLNAFEIISLSPGFDLSGLFDENYEDKKEVRFMSKQAVTYIISKLEVLAKSLNLKLMKNNGGLLKIEGLTEGKNGVLAIEFEIFEIAENVHLIEARQLGGERVEFWEIMNDHIRPALIDV